DNA from Fibrobacter sp. UWB15:
TCTTCCGTGAGCAACAAACGCCCCGTATTAACGGGGCGTGGTTGCGAGAGCGAGCGCTCGGGGGACGTACTTAGTACAATTGGGCGCGAGCGGTCTCTTAGAAATGAATCACGCGGACCTTGATGACCTTGTCGAGCTTAGAAAGCTTTTCGACGATAGAATCATCGACCTTGCTTTCCACGTCAACGAGGTTGTAGCCGATCTTGCCGTTGCTCTTGTTGCTGAAAGAAGCAATGTTGATGCCTTCGGCGCCGAACACCTTCGTGATTTCAGAAATCATGTTCGGAACGTCCTGGTTGATGACCACGACGCGGCTCTTGACGCCGGAATGCGGGTGATCGACGAGGGCCGGGAAGTTCACGGAATTGCGGACGCAGCCGTATTCGATGTAGTCCTTCAATTCTTCAACGGCCATCACGGCGCAATTTTCTTCGGCTTCTTCGGTAGAGGCACCGAGGTGCGGGAAGCAAGTCACCTTGTCGTTCTTGATGAGGTCTGCATCCGGGAAGTCGCAGAGGTAGCCCTGGAGAGAACCGGAAGCGAGCATTTCGTTCACCGGAGCCATTTCCACGATGCCGCCGCGGGCGAAGTTCATGATGTAGCTGCCCTTGAAGCCGGCGAGGTTCTTACGGTTGAGCAAGTTTTCGGTCACGCCCTTGATGAACGGAACGTGCACGGTGAGGAAGTCGGAATTTGCAATCACGGTGTCGAGGTCGGCAATTTCAACCTTGTTGGAAAGTTCGTGCATGTTGGCGGCGTTCGGATACGGTTCGTAAGCGATGACGCGCATGTTCTTCCAACGAGCATAGTTGGCAACGAGCACGCCAATCTTGCCGAGGCCAATCACGCCGAGAGTCTTACCGGCGAGTTCCATGCCGGCAAACTTCTTCTTACCGCTTTCAACGGTCTTGGCGAGGTCCGGATCATTCACGTCGAGGCCCTTGACCCATGCGGCAGCCTTGTCCACGTTACGGACGGCCATGCCGAGCACGGTCATCACGAGCTCGGCAACGGCGTTGGCGTTTGCACCCGGAGTATTGAACACGCAAATACCCTTTGCAGAAGCCTTGTCGATAGTGATGTTGTTCACGCCAGCGCCGGCGCGGGCGACAGCCAGCAGGCCATCAAAGTTGTCGGTATCAACCTGGGCGGAACGCACCAAGATGGCATCCGGATTTTCGACGGAGTCGGAAACCTGGTAGAACGAGCCAAACAGGCTCAAGCCTTTCTTGGAAATGTTGTTCATCGTCTTAATAGTTGCCATTTTTTTGTCCTTTGTTTAAGTTAAAACTTAGTTGGAAGTAGGAAGTTAGAAGTAGGAAGTTGAATAATCGCGGCTTCGCCGCCAAATTTATTCTGTCTACTTCCTACTGTCTACCGTCTACTAAATCAAGGTTCTTGCCACCTGCCTCTCTCTTTTATCAAATTCACGAGTTCCTCGATGGCGTCTTCTTCGGGGATGTTCTTCTTGACCGCGGTCTTGCCTTCGAACAGCGTAATGCGGCCGGGGCCTCCACCTACGTAGCCGAAGTCGGCATCGGCCATTTCGCCCGGGCCGTTCACGATGCAGCCCATGATGCCAATCGAAATGTCGGAGAGGTGTCCGAAGCGGGCCTTGATCTTGCCCATGACCTGCTGAATATCGTAGAGGGTGCGGCCGCAGCTGGGGCAACTGATAAAGTTCGTCTTGCTGCGGCGGCAGTAGGCGGCCTGCAGAATATCAAATGCAAGGAGCACGCTTTCCTTAGCACCCTTGTAGCCGTCGATCACGACGGCGTCGCCAAGACCGTCGGTCACGAGGCTTCCGATATCAGCGGACACGCGGAGCGTTTCACGTTCGTTGTCGTTAATCTTGGCGTAAAGCAAAATCGGGTCTTTGCGACCTGCAGCTTCGAGAGCTGCAACAAGAGCGCGCACGCCCGAAACCATCTCGGCGCCGGTATAGCAGAACACGGAACCTGCGGGCACGCTCGCCGGATTCGCAGCGAAGCCCGCGATGTCCATGGCATCCTTGAACTGCACCACGGGGGCGGCATCCAAGCTCGGCAGGGCGAATTCAGCATTGCGGCGTTCGCCGGTGAGTGCAATCGCATCGGCCTTCACGCCGACCTTCACCGGATTAGAACCACCGATTTCTACGCCCGAAACCTTCACGACTTCGGTCTCGCGGCGTTCGTAGTGGTACGGGTCTTTTTCAAGCTGCGGCACGTTGTAGGCAGTCGGTGCAGCAGGCAATGCGCAGGCCTTAATGAGTTCCTGTGCTACCGGGACTTCGGCCACCGGATCTTCAGTCAAAGAAACGCGTATCGTATCTGCCAGACCGTCAAGCAACAGTGCGCCGATGCCGGCCGCAGACTTCAAGCGTCCGTCGGCACCTGCGCCCGCTTCAGTCACGCCCACGTGGAACGGGTACGGCTTAAAGCCTTCCTGCTTAATTCGAGCGGCGAGCATGCGGTAGGCGGCAATCGCCACACGCGGATTGCTGCTCTTGAGGCTCAAGACCACCTGGTCAAAATGTTCGGCTTCGCACACGGCCAAGTATTCCATGGCGCTTTCCACCATGCCTTCGACCGTATCGCCGTAGCGGTAAATCATGCGGGCCGAGAGCGAACCGTGGTTCACGCCGATGCGGATGGCGCGACCGAGGCGCTTGGCTTCTTGCACGAACGGCGTAAAGGCTTCGGCCACCTTTTCCTTGCCTTCTTCAAAAGACTTGTCCGTCTGCTGGTCGAGCGTCAAAATGCCTGTATCGACAAAGTTACCCGGATTGATGCGGACCTTCTCGACCCACTTGAGCGCCTCGAACGCAGCCTTCGGCTGGAAGTGGATGTCGGCGGAAACCGGCACCGTGCAGCCGGCTGCTCGCACCTGCTTCATCACTTCCTCGAGTGCGGCAGCATCTGCAAATGTCGGGGCGGTAATGCGAACCAGGCCACAGCCCACCTTGGCGAGCGCCAGAGTCTCGGCCACCGTCTTCTCGACGTCCTTCGGCTTGGTGGTGGTCATGGACTGAACTAAAATGGGGGCGTTGCCCCCTATCAAAGCCTCGCCAACGCGGACTTGTACAGTTTCCCTGCGGACTGCATTAAAGCGGTCGGCTACATACGGGAATTCGCTAAACTTTGTCATGTGCCCAAAGATAGCAAATTTTATCGTTTTACGCTTCGTCTTCGCTCAAGTTGCTGTAATATTCCTCGAGCTTTTTACGGCAAGCGATAAAGCAATCCTTAAGGGAGGGGTCAAACTGCGTGCCCATTCCATCGATAATAATATTGTAAGCCTCTTCGAAAGACATTTCGGCCTTGTAGCAACGCTTCGAAACCAAGGCATCGTACACGTCGGCAATCGCCATGACGCGAGCCTCGAAGGGAATCTCGGTTCCTTTGAGTTTCTTGGGGTAACCGAATCCGTCGTAACGTTCGTGATGGTAACGGGCCACATTCTTTGCAATCTTCACAAAATCCGGGGACTCGACCACCGTCAAAAGGTTTTCCACGATCATGGCGCCCTTTTCGGGGTGTTCCTTCATTTCTTCGTATTCCTGCGGCGTAAAGCGGCCCGGTTTTCTTAAGATGCGGTCATCGATAGCGATCTTACCGATATCGTGCATCGGTGCTGCTGACACCAGGCAATCGTAGAAGAATTCGGACTGTCCCAACGTGTGGTCCTTACGCAAGTAATCCACCAGAATCTGCACGACCCTGCTGGTGCGCTTGATATGGCTTCCAGTGTTGCTGTCGCGCTTTTCCACCATATGGGCCATGCCCACCACCATTTGTTCCTGAATCGAACGAATCTGGGAATCGTTTTCCTTGAGCATCAGTTCCAGACGGACGTTGTTGGTACCCAGCATGTTGATATAGTTGTGTATGCTGGTTTCGTCTTCGATCTTGAACATATTGATTTTTTCGGAACCGGAAAGAGGAAGCTGGCGAAGTTTGATCTTGTAATACTTGCCATCCTGCTCGAAATTCTTTTCGGCTGTCACCTTGCCTTCGGCCTCTTCCTTGATCCAGGAAAGAAGCAAATGGTTCAGTTCGTGATTGTCGGGAGTGGTATGGTCGATACGGCAATTTTTTAGGTTCGGAAATGTCTCGTAACCCAACGCATTGCTACCGAGAAAACTATTGTCCGAATCGATCAGCACATAGCTGTCGACGTTCTGAGTTTCGAGCACCTGCGAAACGATTTGTTCTACGTCGTAGCGTTTGACTCGATAGCAGATATACAAGAGCGCAAACTGGTCAAACACATAGACCGCCGGCATTACAAGAGTATCGCTTTCGACGAATCTTGAAATAAAGAACGATAAAATAGAGACAGCTTCAATTGCAGAAAGAGCTACCAGGCTCTTGAAAGACACGTTTTTCTTTTTGATGAACGCGTAAACAATCAAGCTTACATTGATAATGACAAAGCCAACCATCGAACAGTTAAAGATGTCGTGGCCGATTCCGTATTCTGCAGTAAAATTGCCGACGCCGTATGTCTGTATATACTTGATGGATTTGTAATAAAGCCCGTTGTGCCCTACCGTAAACGACATTGCAAGCACAATAAACGCCAATAACATCAAGAAGTCGTGACTCCAAGTGGGGCACTTTATTTTGCATATCGAAAGGCAGGCGTTAAAAGTCAATACCGGCAAAAAAATGGAGCCCAGATAAATGACTTTATTCGAAATAATGGCTTGATCTAGGTTGGTGGAAAGAGCAAGAAATAGGTGTCCTAGGCAAGCTACAAACGAAAAGAAGAATAGTAGCGCATACGGACCGTTCTGTCTTGGATTAACGTGATAGTGCAGAAAAAAATTGAACGCTGCAACAACAGTTAATGCTGCCAAAAATAGTAATACCATAAAATAATCCCATCAGTGCCAACATCTCCGCAACCCAGTTTAAATATAAATTAAAATTTACGGCTTTAAAAGGTTGTTCAAGACAATAAGACTGATTTCTGTCTAAAATCCGTGTAAAAAATACAGCCGTCAATCTTTATGGATTGACGGCTGTATTTAATTTTTCAGAATTTGTTCTGAATTAGGCTTCAGCCGGTGCTTCAGGTGCAGCCGGAGCTTCTGCAGCAGGTGCTTCAGCGGCCGGAGCTTCTGCAGCGGGCTTCGGAGGGAGCAAAGCCTTCATGGAAAGCTTCACCTTGCCCTTCGGGTCGACACCGAGGCAGAGAACTTCGACTTCGTCACCGACGTGAACGACGTCTTCGACCTTATCGACGCGGTGGTCGGCAAGTTCGGAGATGTGCACGAGACCGTCACGACCCGGGAGGATTTCGACGAAAGCGCCAAACGGCTGGATCGTCTTGACCTTGCCCTTGTACTTGCGGCCCGGTTCGGGTTCGGCAGTGAGTTCTTCGATCATGCGGCGGCAGACTGCAGCGGCCTTGCCACTGGGAGCAGCAATGTCGATGTTGCCATCGTCGTCGATGTTGATCGTGCAACCCGTCTGAGACTGCATGCCCTTGATCACGGAGCCACCGGAACCGATGACGTCGCGGATCTTGTTGGTGGGGATGCGCATCTTGATCATGGTCGGAGCCTTCTCGGAAACCTTCGGACGCGGAGCGGCGAGGCCGAGTTCAGCCATCTTGCCCAAGATGTGGAGACGGCCCTGACGAGCCTGTTCCAGAGCTTCACGCATGAGTTCCGGCGTAATGCCGCGGATCTTGATATCCATCTGGAAGGCAGTGATACCTTCGGCAGTACCCGTCACCTTGAAGTCCATATCGCCGAGGTGGTCTTCCGTACCGGTGATGTCGGTCAAGATCTTGATCTTGCCGCCTTCCTTGACGGAACCCTTTTCGGAGATGAGGCCCATAGCGACACCTGCGACCGGAGCCTTGATAGGAACGCCAGCATCCATCAAGCTGAGGCAGCCACCGCAAACAGAGGCCATGGAAGAAGAACCGTTGGATTCCTGAATTTCGGAAACCACGCGGATGGTGTACGGGAAGTCTTCCGGCAGCGGAAGAACGGCAGCGAGAGAACGTTCGGCGAGGTGGCCGTGACCGATTTCGCGGCGGCTCATGCCGAGGCGCTTGCATTCACCCACGCAGTACGGCGGGAAGTTGTAATGCAGCATGTAGCTCTTGGAGCCTTCGCCCTGCAGGCTTTCGTAGCGCTGTTCGTCGGCCTTGGAGCCGAGCGTGCAGACCACGAGACCCTGGGTTTCACCGCGCTGGAAGATCGCAGAACCGTGAGCGCTCGGGAGAACGCCGAGTTCGATTTCGATCGGGCGGACTTCGGTCGTCGTACGGCCGTCGAGGCGCACGTCTTCGTTCAAGATCATTTCGCGCATGGCAGTGCGTTCGTAGTCGCTAAAGATTGCCTTAGCGTCTGCAACGAGAGCAGGATCCTGTTCTTCGTCCTTGCCGATGATGGCGAGAATGCGTTCGTCTTCGAGCATCTTCGCGCAGAGGTCTGCCATAGCCGGATAGAAGTCGGTCTTCACCATGTTGGAGTGGACGTCCTTGTTCAGTTCGTCCCACACGACTTCCTTCACCGTGGCGAGAAGCTTTTCGTGGGCTTCGCCAACGTGCTGCGGCTTGAGTTCCATCTTGGGCTTAGCGCAGCGGTCCACCAGTTCCTGTTGGGCCTTGCACATGAGCTTGATGGCTTCGTGACCGGCGAGAATTGCGTTGATCATCGTGTCTTCGGACACTTCGTAGGCACCGCCTTCCACCATGCAGACGGAATCTTCGGTACCGGCGACCACCAGGTCCAGATCGGCGCAGGCCATCTGTTCGTAGGTGGGCATCACGATGTTCTGACCATCGACCACGGCCACGCGTACGGCGGCAACCTGCTGTTCGAAGGGCAGTTCAGAAAGACCGATAGAAAGGGATGCTGCAGACACGCCGAGCACGTCCGGTGCAAACTTGCGGTCAGCAGACAGAACCTGCACGATCACCTGGACTTCGCGCGTGAAGTTCTCGGGGAACATCGGGCGAATCGGGCGGTCAATAATACGTGCAGAAAGCGTTTCTTCGTCAGAGGGACGACCGGCTTCGCGCTTGCTGTAGCCGCCCGGGAGGCGACCAGCGGCGTAAGCCTTTTCGCGGTATTCCACAGTGAGGGGGAAGAAGTCGCCTTCTTTTTCTTCGCCGTAGCAGACAGTAGAGAGCACGAATGCATCGCCCATCTTGGCGACTGCAGCACCGCGAGCCTGCTTGGCGATACGGCCCGTTTCAAACGTGATCACACGGCCGTCAGGGAGCGTAACAGACACTTCCTTCGGGTCGAGCATCTTGCCGTATTTTTGATGGTATGCGTCAATAGACATAAATTTCTCCAGTCTGAAGAATTAGCCGCGCAGACCGAGTTCCTTGATCAAGGCACGCTGGGCGATAATGTCCTTTTCGCCGTAGTACTTGAGGAGGTTCTTGCGCTTAGAAACCATCATGGACAGACCGCGCAGGGAGTGGAAGTCCTTCTTGTGGGTCTTAGCATGTTCGGTGAGGTTCTTGATCTTCTCGGTGAGGAGAGCGATCTGAACGCGGACGTTACCGGTGTCCTTTTCGTTTGCTCCGAACTTAGCGGTGATTTCTGCAGCCTTTTCTTTAGTGATAGTAGCCATTATAGCCATTCCTTTTTTTTGTTGTTTTTGCGGTCACCACCATGGCGACCTGTTTCATTACATGTTTTTGTCCGAGTTTCCCTGCTCTTGCACCAGTGGAATTGGCGAATCTGGTCACAGGACCCAGGCAAAAATGCAATTTGGGGGTATATATAGAAAAAGTAGGAAGTAGGAAGTAGGAAGTAGGAAGGAAATTTGGGGCAAAAATGGGGTAAAAATGGCAAAAAATTGATAAAAAGCTACTTCTAGCAAGATTTGGGCTTCTTTTCTATATTTGGGGGCCGTGGAAAGAAAAGACAATAATTACCTGTTTGATTCCGGGAATCTCTCGGAAGGGGCGCTTGCCAAGAAGCACCGCCTTGAAAACGATCCGAGTTCCCGTACTAATATAATGGATTATCTGCCCGGCATGGAAGTCATCCAGTCGGACATCGCCGACAAGGTGCTCGCAGAATCCGAAAATTTCGATTATTCCAAATACACAGGCAAGGACGTGAAGCGCGCCCTGGAACACGAACGCTGCACGCTCGAGGACTTTAAGGCGCTTCTTTCTCCGGCGGCCGCTCCGTATCTGGAACAGATGGCCGCGAAGGCGAAAATCGAGACCAGCAAGCACTTCGGCAACAACGTGTACTTCTTTACGCCGCTCTACATCGCGAACTATTGCGAAAACTACTGCGTCTACTGCGGGTTCAACTGCTACAACCATATCAAGCGCATGCAGCTCACGATGGAGCAGATCGAGCACGAGATGAAGGTGATTGCTGACAGCGGCATGGAAGAAATCTTGATTCTCACGGGCGAAAGCCGCGCCAAAAGCAGCGTGGAATACATCGGTGAAGCCTGCAAGCTGGCCCGCAAGTATTTCCGCATGGTAGGCATTGAAGTTTATCCGGTGAATACGGACGAATACCGCTACCTGCACGAATGCGGCGTGGACTACGTGACGGTTTTCCAGGAAACTTACGACAAGGTTCGTTTCGAACAACTTCACCTGCTCGGTCACAAGCGCGTATTCCCGTACCGTTTTGATTCCCAGGAACGGGCCCTGATGGCCGGCATGCGCGGGGTGGCATTTTCCGCACTCCTCGGCCTTTCGGACTTCCGCCGCGACGCGCTCGCATCGGCACTGCATGTGTATTTCTTACAAAAGAAATATCCGCATGCCGAAATGAGCTTAAGCTGTCCGAGACTGCGCCCGATTATCAATAACGACAAGATTGACCCGCTTGATGTTCATGAGAAGGAACTCTGCCAGGTGCTTTGCGCTTACCGCATCTTCTTGCCGTACGTGGGCATCACCGTTTCGAGCCGCGAAAGCAAGGAATTCCGCAACGGCATCGTGAAAATCTGTGCGACGAAAGTTTCCGCCGGCGTTTCTACGGGCATCGGCGACCACGAAAGCAAGTACAGCGGTCACGATGACGGGGAAGGTGGCGACGAACAGTTCGAAATCAACGATGGCCGTAGCTTCAACGCCATGTACAGCGACATCTCGGGCGAAGGCCTGCAGCCAGTATTGAACGATTACCTGTACGTCTAAACAGGCACCGCTCAATTAGGCGCATCTTCGTACATTTTTTCGATTTCTTCGGCGAACCGCGCTTCAGCTACGGATCGCCGGATTTTTAAGGTGGGCGTCAAAAGCCCCGATTCCACAGTCAGTTCAACGCCAATCAAAGTCCACCGGCGAATCTGTTCCCAGTGATTCAGCTTACTGTTGACGCGTTCCACATGGCGACTGATCGATTCGCGAATACGCCTTGACTTCAAGGCCTTCTCAAGATTAAAATCGTTCCCCGTACGTTTCAAAAATCGCTTGGCATTCACCGGATTCAAGAAAATCAAGGCCGAGGCGAACTTGCGGTCATTGGCAATGACCAGCGCCTGTTCAATCAGCAGGTGCCGCCCCAGTTCCAGTTCGATGGGGTTTGGACTCACGTACTTGCCCGTACTTGTCTTCAGCAGTTCCTTGAGGCGGCCGGTCAGGTAAAGGAATCCGTCGCGGTCAAAATACCCTTGGTCGCCGGTTTTAAAGAATCCGTCTTCCGTAAAGATTTCCGCATTCAAGTCGGGCCTGTTGCGATACCCCTTGAAAACGCTGTCGCCCTTGACGAGCACTTCGCTGTGATCCCCGATTTTTACTTGCAGGTGGGTCAGCGGCTGACCGACGCTTCCTGGCCTAGCAGAACCGGGCCTGTTCACGCTGACCACTGGCGAACATTCCGTAAGACCATAGCCCTCGCAGACATCAAAGCCCACGTTCAAGAGGAACCGGCAAATCGTCTTGTTCAAGGCTCCCCCGCCCGAAATCACCAGGCGGAACCGCCCGCCCATGGCTTCGCGCATTTTGCTGTAAACCAGTTTGTCGTAAATTTTGCAAAGCACCCCGCGACGTTCCAGAGGGTTGCGCCTCTTGGCCAAGGCGATGGCATGATCAAAGACAAGCTTCTGGATTCCGCAAATCTTTTCGCCCGCAGCCGTCATGGTTTCGTACAGACGTTCCAGGATTCTGGGTACCACCGTCATGACCGTGGGGCTGATTTCACGAATGATGTCAGCAATATGCCGCGGCGAATCCGCAAAGTAAACCTTGGTACCGCTAAGGGTGTAAAAGTAGACCGACATACGTTCAAAGGCATGCGCCACCGGCAAAACCACGAGGCATACATCGGTCGAAACGTTCAGCCGCAAAAAATCTCGCTTGATCACCTGGATCTGCGAAAGCATGTTGCGGTGCGTCAGCTCGACGCCCTTGGGCACACCGGTAGAACCGCTGGTATAAATAATGGAGAACACATCGTCGGGGTTCAGGGAATGCATCTGCTGGTTCAGCCACAGCGAAGATTCCGGCAGCTTGGACAACTCCACACCTTCTTTCACCAAGTCGTCCCAGTACACACCGTTAGGCGGCAACTCCGAATTGCGGTCGAGGCAAATCACCGCCTTGAAGTTTGGCATCAAGGCACCGATAGACGGCGACAAGTCCGACAGCTTGTTCAGGAGCAACACCTGTACCGAGGCGTCATCGCACTGGTATTTGAAATTTTCAGCCGAAATATTCGGGAAAAGGGGAACCACGCGGGCCTGGTTCAGCTGGGTCGCCACATCGGCCATGATCCATTCGGGGCAGCTATTGACCACGACACCAATACTCTTGCCTGCGTTAAGGCCACGTGCCCTAAAGGCAAGAGCCAGGCACTGGGTTTCTTGGCGCAGTCTCGTTCCCGAAAAATGGACCCAGCCTTCGGGAGTACGGTGGAACCAGCCTGCGAAGTTTTCACGATCGCAGTTTGCGAAAAACGCATGCGCAAGCGATGTATACTGCAGCGGTTCCATACAAAACACCCTTCCTACTAGGGATAAAATACATTTATTACACGGTTTTTTTCTGTTAATTTTATCACAAATCCGTTTTTTTTCTTTATATTTGTACCATAGGGTTAGTTTATCTGTTTGAATCAAAGGAATATGAAATGTTCAAAAAGATTCTTGATAAATACAACGGCATAAAACTGAACTACCGTATTGCAATTGCCATCGTACTCGGCACACTCCTTGGCATATTTCTCCCCGGACAACGTTGGATCGGCGAACTAGGCGTCCTATTCGTCGGTGCCATGAAAGGCATCGCCCCCATCCTGGTGTTTGTCTTGATCGTGAACTCCCTTTCTACAGGCAAGACTTCGCTTGACCGACGGTTCGGAAAAGTATTCGCCTTTTACATGGCAAGCACCATTCTTGCATCGGTCATCGCCGTGGCAGCAAGTTTCCTGTTCCCGCAGAACCTGCAGCTGGCCCAGAGTGCAACCACCACCGCCATACTGCCCAAGGGCATCGGCGAAATCTTGAACAACTTGCTTATCCGCGCCGTTTCGAATCCCTTCGAAGCCATAACCGAAGCGAACTACATCGGCATTCTCGTATGGGCAATCATATTCGGTATCGCCATCAAGCTGCACGCCAGCGATTCCACCAAGGAACTCCTGCAAGACATTACCAAGTCCATTACGGCGATTGTCCACTGGCTGATCAACTTCGCCCCCTTCGGTATCTTGGGTCTGATCCATTCGTCCATCGCCACTAACGGCATCGGCATTTTCAAGACCTACGGCATGCTCGTGGCAGTCCTTGCAGGCGCCATGATATTCACCACATTCATTATCGCCCCGCTGGTAGTAAGTTTCGCTATCAAGCAGGATCCTTACCCGCTGGTCATTTATTGTCTCAAGCAAAGCGCTATTACGGCACTCTTTACCAGAAGCTCTGCCGCAAACATTCCCGTGAACATGGACGCCTGCGAAAAGCTCAAGCTCGACCGCGAATTCTATTCCGTCTCGATTCCGCTGGGTGCAACCATCAACATGAACGGCGCTGCCATTACGATTGCCGTGATGACTCTTGCCGCCGCCCACACGCTCGGCATTTCGGTAGAT
Protein-coding regions in this window:
- the sstT gene encoding serine/threonine transporter SstT, encoding MFKKILDKYNGIKLNYRIAIAIVLGTLLGIFLPGQRWIGELGVLFVGAMKGIAPILVFVLIVNSLSTGKTSLDRRFGKVFAFYMASTILASVIAVAASFLFPQNLQLAQSATTTAILPKGIGEILNNLLIRAVSNPFEAITEANYIGILVWAIIFGIAIKLHASDSTKELLQDITKSITAIVHWLINFAPFGILGLIHSSIATNGIGIFKTYGMLVAVLAGAMIFTTFIIAPLVVSFAIKQDPYPLVIYCLKQSAITALFTRSSAANIPVNMDACEKLKLDREFYSVSIPLGATINMNGAAITIAVMTLAAAHTLGISVDFPTALTLCVIATIGACGASGIAGGSLFLIPMACSFLGISNDVAMQVVAVGFIIGAIQDSLETALNSSTDVMYTAAAEYSEWVAEGKHLPRRFR